GCGGCCATGCCCTCGAACAGGGCGCCGAGGGTCGACGCCGCCTCGGCCGGGGCCTCGATGACGACCCCGCCCGCGTCGCCCCGACGGATGCGGAGCTGCGAGAAGAGCCGCCGGACCTCGCCCTCGTCGAGCGGCGGGGCGGCCCGACGGGGCTCGACGACCGCCTCGGCCGTCGGCTCGGGCCCGTCCCCCGCGAGGGCGTCGTCGCCGGGCTCGACCAGCTCGTCGAACGGGTCGGGCGCGTCGTCGGCGACCTCCAGGTCGGACGGGTCGAACGCCTCGACCTCGACGCCGTCTCCGCCCCGCGCGTCGTCGGCGACCGCGTCCTCGTAGAGCTTCTGCGCCCGGCTCAGGAACGAGCCCGACTGGTCGAAGTGGACGGCGTCGCTCGACCCGTCGAACAGGCCCTTGAAGAACGCCTGTTTCGAGCCCACCAGATCGGCGATCCTCGACTCGATCCCCTGCTCCGAGACGAGGTTGTAGACGTCGATCGGCGACTCCTGGCCCAGCCGGTAGATCCGGCCGATCCGCTGCTCCAGCACGGCCGGGTTCCAGGGCAGCTCCAGGTTCACGACGCTGTTCGCCGCCTTCTGGAGGTTCAGCCCCACCCCGCCGGCGTCGGTCGCGAAGAGAATGCGGAACGCGGGGTCGTCGTGGAACTCGACGATGTTCTGCGTGCGGCGCTTCGTGTTCTCGGCCCCGGTGAAGTAGCCCGCGCGCAGGCCGGCCTCGGCCAAAATGTCGCCCACGGCCCAGTGCGCCAGGTGGAGCATCCGCCGCCACTGGCTGAAGACCACCACCTTGCGGCCCTGGTCGAGCACCAGTTGCCGCACGAGCTGCCGCAGCTCGATCAGCTTGGGCGCCGACAGGCTCTGGATCAGCGCCGGGTCGGGCTTGCGGCCCCGGATCGACGGCCAGACCTCCTCGAACTGGAGCTGCGCCAGGCCGTTGGAGATGATCCGCTGGGCCGTCATCAGGCTCATCAGGCGGAGGAACTCGGGCTGCTTGAGCCCGCGCTTCGCGGCGATGCTCAGGAGCCGGGCGATCGGGGCGTTGAGCGCGTCGTGCTCCTCGGCCTGGGCCTCGGTCATCTCGACGGGGACGCGGACGTCGGTCCGCGGCGGCAGCTGGTCGAGCACCTCGCTGCGGACGCGCCGGAGCATGCACGGGGCCAGCCGCTCGCGGAGCGTCTCCAGGTTGCGGACGCCGAGCAGCTCCTTGCGGCCGTCGCCGCGGATCGCGTGGATCGACGGCAGCCGCCACTTGGGCTCGAGCGCGTCGTCGTCGACCCACTCGACGACCGACGCCAGCTCCTCGACGCGGTTCTCCATCGGCGTGCCGGTGAGCACCAGCCGGTAGCGCGGGTCGAGCCCCTTGACCGAGAGCGCGGTCTTCGTCTGCCAGTTCTTGATCCGCTGCGCCTCGTCGAGCACCACCAGGTCCGGGGCCCACCCCTTCGCCAGGTCCAGGTCGCGCAGGAGCTGCTCGTAGTTGATGATCAGGAAGCCCTGGGCGGTCTCGGCGTAGATCGCCTCGCGCTCGGCAGGAGAACCGTCGAGGATCCGGACGGGCAGCTCGGAGAACTGCGCCCACTCGCGGGCCCACTGGGGCTTGAGGCTCGCCGGGGCGATGATCAACCCGCGTTTGATGCGCCCGAGCCGCATCAAGATCGTGCAGCAGGCGATGGCCTGCGCCGTCTTGCCGAGGCCCATGTCGTCGGCCAGGAGCATCCGCGTGGTCTGGAGGAAGCGCGTCACCCCCTCCTTCTGGTAGGGGTAGAGCGGTCGCGACAGCACCTTGAAGGCCGTCTTCAGCTCCGAGGGCCAGACGGCGTCGCGGACCACCCGGTCGAGCCGGGCCTTCTCGCGCGTGAGCACGGCTAGCAGGGCCGGGTCGTAGCGAGGGGAATCGGGCCCGGCGGGGACGACCTTCAGGAGCGTCTCGACGAGGTTGAGCCGCTGCTGGGGCGCGTCGCGGAACGCATACCGGAGCACCCCCTTGCCGTCGCCGGCTTCCTGGAACAGGTAGCGGACGTCGGCCTTCCCCTGGGCGTACTTCGAGAGCTTCGCCGTATTCTCGTAAACGACCCGATCGAGCCAGTCGCCGGGGCCGGTCAGGGGGCGGATCGGATCCCAGGCGAGGCCCTCGGAGCGGGGCGTCTCGGCGCGCTCCTTGAGCGCCCTGGCCACAAGCTTGGGCTTCGCGTGCACATGTTCCAGGACGGCCAGGACGTGCTTGCAGACGCCGAGCGAATTCTTGAGGAAGTCGGGGCAGTCGCAGCGGCCGTCGATCGGGTCGACGCTGCGGATCAGCGTGTGATAGGGCCGGACGTTCGGCCCCTTGCGGCCCGTCCCGTAAAGGCCCACGACGCGGCCGCCGGCGGGCTTCGACTTGATCCTCAACTCTTCTTTCCGCGCCGAGTCCAGCCGCCGCAGGAGCGCGTCGAGCGCATCGGCCCGCACCGGCCACTCGTCGGCGGGGACGACGCTCATGATCTGGCCGGCGAGCAGGTCGGCCGGGATCGCCCCCCCCTTGCGGCCGACCTG
The DNA window shown above is from Paludisphaera mucosa and carries:
- a CDS encoding SNF2-related protein, which gives rise to MSSIVALLEKAREVLENRDLVEIDRELEALESLRAQVGRKGGAIPADLLAGQIMSVVPADEWPVRADALDALLRRLDSARKEELRIKSKPAGGRVVGLYGTGRKGPNVRPYHTLIRSVDPIDGRCDCPDFLKNSLGVCKHVLAVLEHVHAKPKLVARALKERAETPRSEGLAWDPIRPLTGPGDWLDRVVYENTAKLSKYAQGKADVRYLFQEAGDGKGVLRYAFRDAPQQRLNLVETLLKVVPAGPDSPRYDPALLAVLTREKARLDRVVRDAVWPSELKTAFKVLSRPLYPYQKEGVTRFLQTTRMLLADDMGLGKTAQAIACCTILMRLGRIKRGLIIAPASLKPQWAREWAQFSELPVRILDGSPAEREAIYAETAQGFLIINYEQLLRDLDLAKGWAPDLVVLDEAQRIKNWQTKTALSVKGLDPRYRLVLTGTPMENRVEELASVVEWVDDDALEPKWRLPSIHAIRGDGRKELLGVRNLETLRERLAPCMLRRVRSEVLDQLPPRTDVRVPVEMTEAQAEEHDALNAPIARLLSIAAKRGLKQPEFLRLMSLMTAQRIISNGLAQLQFEEVWPSIRGRKPDPALIQSLSAPKLIELRQLVRQLVLDQGRKVVVFSQWRRMLHLAHWAVGDILAEAGLRAGYFTGAENTKRRTQNIVEFHDDPAFRILFATDAGGVGLNLQKAANSVVNLELPWNPAVLEQRIGRIYRLGQESPIDVYNLVSEQGIESRIADLVGSKQAFFKGLFDGSSDAVHFDQSGSFLSRAQKLYEDAVADDARGGDGVEVEAFDPSDLEVADDAPDPFDELVEPGDDALAGDGPEPTAEAVVEPRRAAPPLDEGEVRRLFSQLRIRRGDAGGVVIEAPAEAASTLGALFEGMAAMLRAAADESP